In Thermoanaerobaculales bacterium, one DNA window encodes the following:
- a CDS encoding VWA domain-containing protein: MGRIATIGLLAALLGGGSLLVGQDQAAVDRDSIRPIGGLAFVDELEVTVVNVVAYVTDKQGASVTDLTKDDFRILHDGEERPLSNFQLYTEELIRSYYQAQEAQPLGPTPSAEQEAAAPLADIQPVWVMILVDNDNLRPLDRNRVLGQLRTFVRENSQPPVKMMVASTNKRLVVEEEFTDDSSAILGALDGLKMTTGSRTNRDSSRADVYDEIDRFTQSQSSGGQSSLQQARGLAVSFAEEELNDLQFTFGAIREAVNLLAGLPGKKMILHVSNGLPMTPGIDLFYALSNAYNEPGMVTEGMRYAQTRQWDSLVKNAASQGVTFYTVSAGGLENITMGSAEHQSPRDTMAASMEHDNYMDSLRFMADETGGVAIVNANDIRPRLDRVEQDFYSYYSLGYNLQMSGTDKVHQIKVTLPNHPDYEIRYRRRFVEKALESRVQDKVLTGLVIPLDENPLGVELETGDQAPASADRWTVPFKLSFPLANIALLPEGPDYVGRVTLFVAARDAKGKQSDLVRQEHEVRIAAADYEEAQRSRFALKASLLMEAGSFKVSVGLLDQMTRQAAFTTASVVVAE; this comes from the coding sequence GTGGGACGGATCGCAACCATTGGCCTGCTCGCCGCCCTGCTCGGTGGCGGCTCCCTGCTGGTCGGCCAGGACCAGGCGGCGGTTGACCGCGACTCGATCCGTCCGATCGGGGGCTTGGCCTTCGTCGACGAGCTCGAGGTCACGGTGGTCAACGTCGTCGCCTACGTCACCGACAAGCAGGGGGCGTCGGTGACCGACCTGACCAAGGACGACTTCCGCATCCTCCACGACGGCGAGGAGCGCCCGCTCTCCAACTTCCAGCTCTACACCGAGGAGCTGATCCGCAGCTACTACCAGGCCCAGGAGGCGCAGCCGCTCGGGCCGACGCCCAGCGCCGAGCAGGAAGCTGCAGCGCCGCTGGCCGACATCCAGCCGGTGTGGGTGATGATCCTGGTCGACAACGACAACCTGCGGCCGCTCGACCGCAACCGGGTGCTCGGCCAGCTGCGGACCTTCGTCCGCGAGAACTCCCAGCCGCCGGTGAAGATGATGGTCGCGAGCACCAACAAGAGGCTGGTGGTGGAGGAGGAGTTCACCGACGACTCGAGCGCGATCCTCGGCGCGCTCGACGGGCTCAAGATGACGACCGGCAGCCGCACCAACCGGGACTCGTCGCGGGCCGACGTCTACGACGAGATCGACCGCTTCACCCAGTCCCAGAGCAGCGGTGGCCAGAGCAGCCTCCAGCAGGCGCGCGGCCTCGCCGTGAGCTTCGCGGAGGAGGAGCTGAACGACCTCCAGTTCACCTTCGGCGCGATCCGCGAGGCGGTCAACCTGCTCGCCGGCCTGCCCGGCAAGAAGATGATCCTGCACGTGTCCAACGGGCTGCCGATGACCCCGGGCATCGACCTCTTCTACGCCCTCTCCAACGCCTACAACGAGCCCGGGATGGTCACGGAGGGGATGCGCTACGCGCAGACCCGGCAGTGGGACTCGCTGGTCAAGAACGCAGCCTCCCAGGGGGTCACCTTCTACACGGTCAGCGCCGGCGGCCTCGAGAACATCACCATGGGGTCGGCCGAGCACCAGTCGCCGCGGGACACCATGGCCGCCTCGATGGAGCACGACAACTACATGGACTCGCTGCGCTTCATGGCCGACGAGACGGGCGGCGTCGCGATCGTCAACGCCAACGACATCCGGCCCCGCCTCGACCGGGTCGAGCAGGACTTCTACAGCTACTACTCGCTCGGCTACAACCTGCAGATGAGCGGCACCGACAAGGTCCACCAGATCAAGGTGACCCTGCCCAACCATCCCGACTACGAGATCCGCTACCGCCGCCGCTTCGTCGAGAAGGCGCTGGAGAGCCGGGTCCAGGACAAGGTGCTCACCGGCCTCGTGATCCCGCTCGACGAGAACCCGCTCGGCGTCGAGCTCGAGACCGGCGACCAGGCCCCCGCGTCGGCCGACCGCTGGACGGTCCCCTTCAAGCTGTCGTTCCCGCTCGCCAACATCGCCCTGCTGCCCGAGGGCCCCGACTACGTCGGCCGGGTGACGCTGTTCGTGGCGGCCCGCGACGCCAAGGGCAAGCAGTCCGACCTGGTGCGCCAGGAGCACGAGGTGCGGATCGCCGCCGCCGACTACGAGGAGGCCCAGCGCAGCCGCTTCGCCCTCAAGGCGAGCCTGCTGATGGAGGCCGGCAGCTTCAAGGTGTCGGTCGGCCTGCTCGACCAGATGACGCGGCAGGCGGCGTTCACCACCGCGAGCGTGGTGGTCGCGGAGTAG